One window from the genome of Moraxella nasibovis encodes:
- a CDS encoding manganese-dependent inorganic pyrophosphatase, with translation MHHIFGHTSPDTDAFASAFALAYWLNAQHINAIAYRLGEPNLETAFVIRHLFAHFTKDFADTPSQLLPYLDPNNPLATLQHGDKIGLTDHNESSQSIANVGDFDICFVIDHHKINLATPHTAYVRISPVGCTCTILYEMFAQKAIAIPPSLAMLMLSAIISDTLNLTSPTTTNDDRQVVENLLKIIGLSHDDKDKFAHAMFMAKSDISHLDARQILLMDYKEYDFCGHKWGIAGIETLNSEQVLARRDELSVMANTLKSDKNLDHLMIAIADIGTKTGYALAYDDAQNTIIAQAFNAKASDDGVFTLSGVVSRKRQIVPALENYYRHTPNNTT, from the coding sequence ATGCACCACATTTTTGGACACACAAGCCCCGACACAGACGCATTTGCTTCGGCATTTGCGCTGGCGTATTGGCTAAACGCTCAGCATATCAATGCCATCGCTTATCGTCTGGGCGAACCCAACCTTGAAACGGCGTTCGTCATTCGCCATTTGTTTGCTCATTTTACCAAGGACTTTGCCGACACACCGAGTCAGCTTTTGCCCTATCTTGACCCAAACAATCCGCTCGCCACGCTCCAACATGGCGACAAAATCGGACTGACCGACCACAACGAAAGTAGCCAATCCATCGCCAATGTCGGCGACTTTGACATTTGTTTTGTCATTGACCACCACAAAATCAACCTTGCCACGCCGCACACCGCCTATGTTCGCATCTCGCCTGTGGGCTGTACTTGCACGATTTTGTATGAAATGTTCGCCCAAAAAGCCATCGCCATACCGCCATCGCTTGCCATGCTCATGCTGTCTGCCATCATCTCCGACACGCTCAATCTCACCAGCCCTACCACCACCAATGACGACAGGCAAGTTGTGGAAAATTTATTAAAAATCATTGGCTTATCACACGATGACAAAGATAAATTTGCCCACGCCATGTTCATGGCAAAAAGCGACATCAGCCATCTAGACGCTCGGCAAATTCTACTGATGGATTATAAAGAGTATGATTTTTGCGGACACAAATGGGGCATTGCAGGGATTGAAACCTTAAACAGTGAGCAGGTTTTGGCACGCCGTGATGAACTGTCGGTCATGGCAAACACCCTAAAATCCGACAAAAACCTTGACCATCTGATGATTGCCATTGCCGACATTGGGACAAAAACTGGCTATGCTCTTGCTTACGATGACGCTCAAAATACCATCATCGCCCAAGCCTTTAACGCCAAAGCCAGTGATGACGGTGTATTTACACTATCTGGCGTGGTCAGCCGCAAACGCCAAATCGTCCCTGCGCTTGAAAATTATTATCGTCACACACCAAACAACACCACTTAA